The proteins below are encoded in one region of Pseudoduganella armeniaca:
- a CDS encoding ABC transporter ATP-binding protein produces the protein MTAIPLLAVDGLAMRFGAQQLFNGLDFTAGPGAVALVGPNGTGKSTLLTLLAGIATPQAGTIRIAGHVLAQAPHQAKRNLAYVPDESVAYDFMTGAQFLGMVDALRGTRDAPQAAPLIAGLGLTAHVDKRFAAMSLGTRKKFMLAAGLMGGAPVVLMDEPSNGIDADAKAWLARLIRQQAATRLLLFSTHDSELIEATGAGLLRLG, from the coding sequence ATGACCGCAATCCCGCTCCTGGCCGTCGACGGCCTCGCCATGCGCTTCGGCGCCCAGCAACTGTTCAACGGCCTGGACTTCACGGCCGGTCCCGGCGCCGTCGCCCTCGTCGGTCCGAACGGCACCGGCAAATCCACCCTGCTGACGCTGCTGGCGGGTATTGCCACGCCGCAGGCGGGCACGATCCGCATTGCCGGCCACGTGCTGGCGCAGGCGCCGCACCAGGCCAAGCGGAACCTGGCTTACGTGCCGGACGAGTCGGTGGCGTACGACTTCATGACGGGCGCCCAGTTCCTTGGCATGGTCGATGCGTTGCGCGGCACGCGTGACGCGCCGCAGGCTGCCCCGCTGATCGCCGGCCTGGGTTTGACGGCGCATGTGGACAAGCGCTTCGCCGCCATGTCGCTGGGCACGCGCAAGAAGTTCATGCTGGCGGCCGGCCTGATGGGCGGCGCGCCCGTGGTGCTGATGGACGAGCCCAGCAACGGCATCGATGCCGACGCCAAGGCCTGGTTGGCCAGGCTGATCCGGCAGCAGGCCGCCACGCGCCTGCTGCTGTTCTCCACCCATGACAGCGAGCTGATCGAGGCGACGGGTGCCGGACTGCTGCGGCTGGGCTGA
- a CDS encoding short chain dehydrogenase: protein MKIIVIGAAGTIGKAVVEQLGARHDVITAGRNSGQYRVRIEDPADVAALFAHTGPVDGVVVAAGDLHFGPLADMTPEQFRLGLDSKLMGQVHVALAAQHRLNDGGSITLTGGIVGQQPIRFGANASTVNRALEGFVVGAAIELPRAQRINLVDPTVLTESLPQYGDYFHGFESADARRVALAYSRSVDGAQTGQVYRVW from the coding sequence ATGAAAATCATCGTCATCGGTGCCGCCGGCACCATCGGCAAGGCGGTCGTCGAGCAACTGGGCGCGCGCCACGACGTCATCACGGCCGGGCGCAACAGCGGTCAATACCGCGTCCGTATCGAAGACCCGGCCGACGTGGCCGCCTTGTTCGCGCACACCGGGCCGGTGGACGGCGTCGTGGTCGCGGCGGGCGACCTGCACTTCGGACCACTGGCGGACATGACGCCGGAGCAGTTCCGCCTCGGCCTGGACAGCAAGCTGATGGGCCAGGTCCATGTCGCGCTGGCGGCGCAGCACCGCTTGAACGACGGCGGCAGCATCACGCTGACCGGCGGCATCGTCGGCCAACAGCCGATTCGTTTCGGCGCCAACGCCAGCACGGTCAACCGCGCGCTGGAAGGGTTTGTCGTCGGCGCCGCCATCGAGCTGCCGCGCGCCCAGCGTATCAACCTGGTCGATCCGACCGTGCTGACGGAGTCGCTGCCCCAGTATGGCGACTACTTCCACGGCTTCGAATCCGCCGACGCACGCCGCGTGGCGCTGGCCTACAGCCGCAGCGTGGACGGCGCCCAGACGGGGCAGGTGTACCGGGTCTGGTAG
- a CDS encoding LysR family transcriptional regulator encodes MDKLKSMQVFVAAVDAGSFAGAAERCAMSAVMVGKHIRQLETLLGASLLTRTTRRHALTEIGRQYAAQCRQILAQIDAAESIAESMRAAPRGLLRVTAPVSFGAQWLSPAVADYLARGPDVAVELNLNDRMVDMVEEGFDVALRVGPLPDSGLVARPLRPYGMTICAAPSYLARHGTPQTPADLAAHECLEFTGWDAQTRWQLKGEKDGRHVRPGRIRANNTQALRMAALAGFGIVMQAETILRPDIAAGLLVPLLQDYLPPPRPMHVLYSRDRQATPKLTTFVEFLLERFG; translated from the coding sequence ATGGACAAGCTGAAAAGCATGCAGGTCTTCGTGGCGGCCGTGGACGCCGGCAGCTTTGCCGGCGCAGCCGAGCGCTGCGCCATGTCGGCCGTGATGGTCGGCAAGCACATTCGCCAGCTCGAGACGCTGCTGGGCGCCTCGCTGCTGACGCGCACGACCCGGCGCCATGCGCTGACGGAGATCGGCCGCCAATATGCGGCACAGTGCCGCCAGATCCTGGCCCAGATCGACGCGGCCGAATCGATAGCGGAAAGCATGCGGGCGGCACCGCGCGGCCTGTTGCGGGTGACGGCGCCGGTATCGTTCGGCGCGCAGTGGCTCAGTCCCGCGGTGGCGGACTATCTGGCGCGCGGGCCGGACGTGGCGGTGGAACTGAACCTGAACGACCGCATGGTGGACATGGTGGAGGAAGGCTTCGACGTGGCCCTGCGGGTGGGGCCCCTGCCCGATTCAGGCCTGGTGGCGCGGCCGCTGCGGCCGTATGGCATGACGATCTGCGCGGCGCCCTCCTACCTGGCGCGCCACGGCACGCCGCAAACGCCGGCGGACCTGGCCGCGCACGAATGCCTGGAATTCACGGGATGGGATGCGCAGACGCGCTGGCAATTGAAGGGAGAGAAGGACGGCCGCCACGTGCGGCCCGGGCGCATCCGCGCCAACAATACGCAGGCGCTGCGCATGGCGGCGCTGGCCGGCTTCGGCATCGTCATGCAGGCCGAAACCATCCTGCGACCCGACATCGCGGCCGGCCTGCTGGTGCCCCTGCTGCAGGACTACCTGCCGCCGCCACGGCCGATGCACGTGCTGTACTCGCGCGACCGGCAGGCCACGCCGAAGCTGACGACGTTTGTCGAGTTTTTGCTGGAGCGCTTTGGGTAG
- a CDS encoding NAD(P)H-dependent oxidoreductase: protein MQLLDKLQWRYATKAMDAERAVPADKVERMLEAARLAPTSSGLQPFEILVVTNAELREKIKAVAWNQAQVTDGSHLLVFAAWDDYTPERINAMFDYTNDVRGFKNEGWEAYRQQLLATYPGRGTQVNFEHAARQAYIGFGAAVIAAAFEEVDCTPMEGFDPAAVDEILGLRARGLKSVVMLPLGYRKAENDWLVNLPKVRRPRAQFITEVA from the coding sequence ATGCAATTACTGGACAAACTGCAGTGGCGCTATGCCACCAAGGCCATGGATGCCGAACGCGCCGTGCCGGCCGACAAGGTCGAGCGCATGCTCGAGGCGGCCCGCCTGGCACCGACGTCGAGCGGCCTGCAGCCGTTCGAGATCCTCGTCGTGACCAATGCCGAGCTGCGCGAGAAGATCAAGGCGGTGGCCTGGAACCAGGCCCAGGTGACGGACGGCTCGCACCTGCTGGTGTTCGCCGCATGGGACGACTACACGCCCGAGCGCATCAACGCCATGTTCGACTACACCAACGACGTGCGCGGCTTCAAGAACGAAGGCTGGGAAGCCTACCGCCAGCAGCTGCTGGCCACCTACCCGGGCCGTGGCACGCAAGTGAACTTCGAGCACGCCGCCCGCCAGGCCTACATCGGCTTCGGCGCGGCCGTCATCGCCGCCGCGTTCGAGGAAGTGGACTGCACGCCGATGGAAGGCTTCGATCCGGCCGCCGTCGATGAGATCCTGGGCCTGCGTGCGCGCGGCCTGAAGAGCGTCGTCATGCTGCCGCTGGGCTACCGCAAGGCCGAGAACGACTGGCTGGTCAACCTGCCGAAAGTGCGCCGCCCGCGCGCGCAGTTCATCACCGAAGTCGCGTAA
- a CDS encoding LysR family transcriptional regulator: MPRKFDHLSDVEVLLNVVEHGSLTAAAVVLATTPSVLSRAVARLEARLGTQLLRRTTRSMGLTEAGRQYVDEARAAFALLDEAEHAIRGSAGQLTGRVRLSAPTSYGHQRLPALLAIFARQYPLVQLELNITNRNVDLAAEGFDLAIRSGPLPDSSMVAHRLEDARVVLSASPAYVAQAGPLETFEDLQRQRCIAFLRPSTGRVSPWHLQVDGREIDWIPPSALAVSDDVMGVVSLAEQGLGITMCPQFMIERSVESGRLVEVLPQLPCRNRPFSVVFAPHRNLSPAARALIDTLVAATRPQKIPGQSRS, translated from the coding sequence ATGCCCCGCAAATTCGATCACCTGTCCGATGTCGAGGTGCTGCTCAACGTCGTCGAGCACGGCTCGCTGACGGCGGCCGCCGTCGTGCTGGCGACCACGCCTTCGGTGCTGTCGCGGGCGGTGGCCCGGCTGGAAGCGCGCCTCGGCACGCAGCTGCTGCGCCGCACGACGCGCAGCATGGGCCTGACCGAAGCGGGCCGCCAGTATGTGGACGAGGCCCGCGCCGCGTTCGCGCTGCTGGACGAGGCCGAACACGCGATTCGCGGCAGCGCCGGCCAGTTGACCGGCCGCGTGCGCCTGAGCGCCCCCACCAGCTACGGCCACCAGCGCCTGCCCGCCCTGCTGGCGATCTTCGCGCGCCAGTACCCGCTGGTGCAGCTGGAGCTGAACATCACCAACCGCAACGTCGACCTGGCCGCCGAAGGCTTCGACCTGGCCATCCGTTCCGGTCCGCTGCCGGACAGCAGCATGGTCGCGCACCGGCTGGAGGACGCGCGCGTGGTGCTGTCCGCCTCGCCCGCCTACGTCGCCCAGGCCGGGCCGCTGGAAACATTCGAGGACCTGCAGCGCCAGCGCTGCATTGCCTTCCTGCGCCCCAGCACGGGACGGGTATCGCCCTGGCACCTGCAGGTGGACGGCCGCGAGATCGACTGGATCCCGCCGTCCGCGCTGGCGGTGTCGGACGACGTGATGGGCGTCGTCAGCCTGGCCGAACAGGGCCTGGGCATCACGATGTGCCCGCAATTCATGATCGAGCGCAGCGTCGAGAGCGGCCGGCTGGTCGAAGTGCTGCCGCAACTGCCGTGCCGCAACCGGCCGTTCTCCGTGGTGTTCGCGCCGCACCGCAACCTCTCCCCGGCCGCGCGGGCGCTGATCGATACCCTCGTGGCCGCCACGCGCCCTCAGAAAATTCCGGGACAGTCCCGGAGTTGA
- a CDS encoding efflux transporter outer membrane subunit, with amino-acid sequence MKKISLAVASATLLLSGCATVGNDFKAPANVAAPTFSNAAGDAAAAHLPREWWSVFGDATLAELEQRALRDSPTVQAAAQRLLQGEAQLGVVRANEGPQLNVSAGVSNSRTSANTSQGIALGRRAISGNNYSVGTGFSYEIDLLGRVRRAVEAADAQALAAQADRDGVLTMLTTQVATTYFQLRGLDAEMAILRGALDTRRETEQLVTARFEAGLSNELDTARARIERANAEADLEEVQRQRNALEHGLAVLLGASPTTPVLPAAQGARLPQPPAIPVGLPASLLGQRPDLAASVASLKAANAQVGVAEGAFYPSVSLTGNFGFASESLSEIAKGGSRQFSFGPLAVSLPILDGGRNKANLAAAKARYEEAVANHQERLLTALREVEDALSDVRQKQQQDKVQGVSREAAQRAYLVARARYERGLSTYLDVTDAQRSALAADRAGVQIGTQRLLAAVSVARALGAGWQPEGRLATLAQAR; translated from the coding sequence ATGAAAAAAATCTCGCTGGCCGTCGCTTCGGCCACCCTGTTGCTGTCCGGTTGCGCCACCGTGGGCAACGACTTCAAGGCCCCGGCCAACGTCGCGGCCCCGACCTTCAGCAATGCCGCCGGCGACGCCGCCGCGGCGCACCTGCCGCGCGAGTGGTGGAGCGTGTTCGGCGACGCCACCCTGGCCGAGCTGGAACAGCGCGCACTGCGCGACAGCCCGACCGTGCAGGCGGCGGCGCAGCGCTTGCTGCAGGGCGAAGCGCAGCTGGGCGTCGTACGTGCCAACGAAGGGCCGCAGCTGAACGTCAGCGCGGGCGTGTCGAATTCGCGGACGTCGGCCAACACCTCGCAGGGTATCGCGCTGGGCCGGCGCGCCATCAGCGGCAACAACTACTCGGTCGGCACCGGCTTCTCGTACGAGATCGACCTGCTGGGCCGCGTGCGCCGCGCCGTCGAAGCGGCGGACGCGCAGGCGCTGGCGGCGCAGGCCGATCGCGACGGCGTCTTGACGATGCTGACGACGCAGGTGGCGACCACTTATTTCCAGCTGCGCGGCCTGGATGCCGAGATGGCGATTTTGCGCGGTGCGCTCGATACCCGCCGCGAGACCGAGCAGCTGGTGACGGCGCGCTTCGAAGCCGGGTTGTCGAACGAACTGGATACGGCGCGCGCCCGTATCGAGCGCGCCAACGCGGAAGCGGACCTGGAGGAAGTGCAGCGCCAGCGCAACGCGCTGGAACACGGCCTGGCCGTGCTGCTGGGTGCCTCGCCCACGACACCAGTATTGCCGGCCGCGCAGGGCGCGCGGTTGCCGCAGCCGCCCGCCATTCCGGTCGGCCTGCCGGCCAGCCTGCTGGGCCAGCGGCCCGACCTGGCGGCCAGCGTGGCCAGTTTGAAGGCGGCCAATGCGCAGGTAGGCGTGGCCGAAGGGGCGTTCTATCCGTCCGTCTCGCTGACGGGGAACTTCGGCTTCGCTTCCGAGAGCCTGTCCGAGATCGCCAAGGGCGGCTCGCGCCAGTTCAGCTTTGGGCCGCTGGCGGTGTCGCTGCCGATCCTGGATGGCGGCCGCAACAAGGCCAACCTGGCCGCCGCCAAGGCGCGCTACGAGGAAGCCGTCGCCAATCACCAGGAGCGCCTGCTCACGGCGCTGCGCGAAGTCGAGGACGCGCTGTCGGACGTGCGCCAGAAGCAGCAGCAGGACAAGGTGCAGGGCGTGTCGCGCGAAGCGGCGCAGCGCGCCTACCTGGTGGCGCGCGCCCGCTACGAGCGCGGCCTGTCGACCTACCTGGACGTGACGGACGCCCAGCGCAGCGCGCTGGCCGCCGACCGGGCCGGCGTGCAGATCGGTACGCAGCGCCTGCTCGCCGCCGTCTCCGTCGCCCGCGCCCTGGGCGCCGGCTGGCAGCCGGAAGGCCGGCTGGCAACGCTGGCGCAGGCCCGCTGA
- a CDS encoding DHA2 family efflux MFS transporter permease subunit: MSSTQAPPAFVPVTGAVSSRTWVAVAAGMLGAFMAVLDIQITNSSLKDILGSLSATQEEGSWISTAYLVAEIIVIPLTALLTRVFSLRGYMMGTTALFLVFSTLCGFAWNLESMIVFRMMQGFTGGALIPMAMTLVMVKLPASKRATGMALFGLTATLAPAMGPTLGGYLSELYGWPSIFYINWIPGLLLMAGIAYGLDKEAKRLDQLWNADWLGIGFMALGLGSLTIFLEEGNSKDWFDSAFIITFAGLAIVGLLGWIVTSTTREHPFVDLRLYGQRNFLVASVLSAVMGMGLYGSSFLLPLFLGQIAGYSPMQIGEVIMWVGLPQLFIMPFAAKLSGKVDNRILCSIGLLLFGGSCLMNAYMDATTGYDQLMLSQIIRALGQPFVMLTLSNFAMNGIAPKDVPSASSLSNMTRNLGGSIGIALLATSLTQREHFHSQRLGESITGFSLATQQRLDQLTQSFVAQGFDPVNAADKALKAIDGIVRRESFVMAYNDGFFLVGGILLSCILILWLSDKVKSPSGGGGGAH, encoded by the coding sequence ATGAGCTCGACACAAGCACCACCGGCCTTCGTGCCGGTGACGGGGGCGGTTTCGTCCCGCACCTGGGTGGCCGTGGCCGCCGGCATGCTGGGCGCCTTCATGGCCGTCCTCGACATCCAGATCACCAACTCTTCGCTGAAGGACATCCTCGGTTCGCTGTCGGCGACGCAGGAAGAGGGCTCGTGGATCTCCACCGCCTACCTGGTCGCCGAGATCATCGTCATTCCGCTGACCGCGCTCTTGACGCGCGTGTTTTCGCTGCGCGGCTACATGATGGGCACGACCGCGCTGTTCCTGGTGTTTTCCACGCTGTGCGGCTTCGCCTGGAACCTGGAAAGCATGATCGTGTTCCGCATGATGCAGGGCTTCACCGGCGGCGCGCTGATCCCGATGGCGATGACGCTGGTGATGGTCAAGCTGCCCGCATCCAAGCGCGCGACCGGCATGGCGCTGTTCGGCCTGACCGCGACGCTGGCGCCGGCCATGGGGCCGACCCTGGGCGGCTACCTGTCGGAGCTGTACGGCTGGCCGTCGATCTTCTACATCAACTGGATTCCGGGCCTCTTGCTGATGGCCGGTATCGCGTATGGCCTCGACAAGGAGGCCAAGCGGCTGGACCAGCTGTGGAACGCCGACTGGCTGGGCATCGGCTTCATGGCGCTGGGCCTGGGCTCGCTGACGATCTTCCTGGAGGAGGGCAACAGCAAGGACTGGTTCGACTCCGCCTTCATCATCACCTTCGCCGGCCTGGCCATCGTCGGCCTGCTGGGCTGGATCGTCACCAGCACCACGCGCGAGCATCCGTTCGTCGACCTGCGCCTGTACGGCCAGCGCAACTTCCTGGTGGCCTCGGTGCTGTCGGCCGTGATGGGCATGGGCCTGTATGGCTCGTCGTTCCTGCTGCCGCTGTTCCTGGGCCAGATCGCCGGCTACTCGCCGATGCAGATCGGCGAAGTGATCATGTGGGTCGGCCTGCCGCAGCTGTTCATCATGCCGTTTGCCGCCAAGCTGTCGGGCAAGGTCGATAACCGCATCCTGTGCTCGATCGGCCTGCTGCTGTTCGGCGGCTCCTGCCTGATGAACGCCTACATGGACGCCACGACGGGCTACGACCAGCTGATGCTGTCGCAGATCATCCGCGCGCTGGGCCAGCCGTTCGTCATGCTGACCTTGTCGAACTTCGCCATGAACGGCATCGCGCCGAAGGACGTGCCGTCGGCTTCGAGCCTGTCGAACATGACGCGCAACCTGGGCGGCTCGATCGGCATCGCGCTGCTGGCCACGTCGCTGACGCAGCGCGAGCACTTCCACTCGCAGCGCCTGGGCGAATCGATCACCGGCTTCTCGCTGGCCACGCAGCAGCGCCTGGACCAGCTGACGCAGTCGTTCGTCGCGCAGGGCTTCGACCCCGTCAACGCGGCCGACAAGGCGCTGAAGGCGATCGACGGCATCGTGCGGCGCGAGAGCTTCGTGATGGCCTACAACGACGGCTTCTTCCTCGTCGGCGGCATCCTGCTGTCCTGCATCCTGATCCTGTGGCTGTCGGACAAGGTCAAGTCGCCCAGCGGCGGCGGTGGCGGCGCGCACTAA
- a CDS encoding HlyD family secretion protein produces the protein MAGLIAIAALAAGGRMWYRSTHFVETENAYVAGHVHPVSSRIAGIVTKVLIEDNQIVREGDVIAELDPFDQRVKVEQIQAQIASAQTQVMQAEAQIAQVNAQASAAQAQVKQAEALLVRANQDAQRYSQLFTSQMKAVSKAELDAATATRASAVADVAARKDSAAAAKAQIAAATSARDVLKAQIDVLKVQLKDAEQQLAYNKVLAPVSGRVGKRNVEVGQRVQPGQQLTALVQDNVWVTANFKETQLAEMHVGQPVHISVDALPGKELVGRVDSFAPASGAQFALLPADNATGNFTKIVQRVPVKITLQPADLKALSGRLVPGMSVIAEVELGDDKAADARHAQAGNTAAAH, from the coding sequence GTGGCCGGCCTGATCGCCATCGCGGCGCTGGCTGCCGGTGGCCGCATGTGGTACCGCAGCACCCACTTCGTCGAGACGGAAAACGCCTACGTCGCCGGTCACGTGCATCCGGTCTCGTCCCGTATCGCCGGCATCGTCACCAAGGTGCTGATCGAGGATAACCAGATCGTCAGGGAAGGCGATGTCATCGCCGAGCTCGACCCGTTCGACCAGCGCGTCAAGGTCGAGCAGATCCAGGCGCAGATCGCCAGCGCGCAGACGCAGGTGATGCAGGCCGAGGCGCAGATCGCCCAGGTCAACGCGCAGGCCAGCGCGGCCCAGGCCCAGGTCAAGCAGGCCGAAGCCCTGCTGGTGCGCGCCAACCAGGACGCCCAGCGTTACAGCCAGCTGTTCACCAGCCAGATGAAGGCTGTCTCGAAGGCGGAACTGGATGCCGCCACTGCCACCCGCGCCAGCGCCGTGGCCGACGTGGCCGCGCGCAAGGACAGCGCGGCCGCCGCCAAGGCGCAGATCGCCGCCGCCACCTCCGCGCGCGACGTGCTGAAGGCGCAGATCGACGTGCTGAAGGTGCAGCTGAAGGACGCCGAGCAGCAGCTGGCCTACAACAAGGTGCTGGCGCCAGTGTCCGGCCGGGTCGGCAAGCGCAATGTCGAAGTGGGCCAGCGGGTGCAGCCGGGCCAGCAGCTGACCGCGCTGGTGCAGGACAACGTCTGGGTCACCGCCAACTTCAAGGAAACGCAATTGGCCGAGATGCACGTGGGCCAGCCGGTGCACATCAGCGTCGATGCGCTGCCTGGCAAGGAGCTGGTCGGCCGCGTCGACAGCTTCGCCCCCGCCTCGGGCGCCCAGTTCGCGCTGCTGCCGGCCGATAACGCCACCGGCAACTTCACCAAGATCGTGCAGCGCGTGCCCGTCAAGATCACGCTGCAGCCGGCCGACCTGAAAGCCCTGTCGGGCCGCCTGGTGCCGGGCATGTCCGTCATCGCCGAGGTGGAACTGGGCGACGACAAAGCCGCCGACGCGCGCCACGCACAGGCCGGCAACACCGCCGCGGCACACTAA
- a CDS encoding TetR/AcrR family transcriptional regulator, which produces MSDEQAIESSHRCPLDPGTRGAGRPRACDAEARTQELINSAGELFLEKGYAKVSLEMIARRARVAVRTIYVKFGGKSGLFREVLLSGRNAYFATMEDLGTNRRPIREVLIDFGVRIHDMLSSPTAIQLYRMVIAEAHRDPELAEAFYEAGPRQTRDALSRYFTRPDVRSQFRADIPPEQLTIHLINCLMGDHLKRYLFNPQAGGEREDALLVEQRVDLFLRGAQS; this is translated from the coding sequence ATGTCTGACGAGCAAGCCATCGAGTCGTCGCATCGCTGCCCGCTGGATCCCGGGACGCGTGGCGCCGGCCGCCCGCGTGCCTGCGATGCGGAAGCACGCACGCAGGAACTGATCAATTCGGCCGGGGAACTGTTTCTCGAGAAGGGCTATGCCAAGGTCAGCCTGGAAATGATCGCGCGCCGGGCGCGCGTGGCCGTGCGCACCATCTACGTGAAGTTCGGCGGCAAAAGCGGGCTGTTCCGGGAAGTGCTGCTGTCCGGCCGCAATGCCTACTTCGCCACCATGGAAGACCTGGGCACGAATCGCCGCCCGATCCGCGAGGTGCTGATCGATTTCGGCGTGCGCATCCACGACATGCTGTCCTCGCCCACCGCAATCCAGTTGTACCGAATGGTCATTGCCGAGGCGCACCGCGATCCCGAATTGGCCGAGGCGTTCTACGAAGCGGGCCCACGCCAGACGCGCGACGCCCTGAGCCGTTATTTCACCCGGCCCGACGTGCGCAGCCAGTTTCGTGCCGATATCCCGCCTGAGCAATTGACGATTCACTTAATCAATTGTCTAATGGGAGATCACCTCAAGCGCTACCTGTTCAATCCGCAGGCAGGTGGCGAACGCGAGGACGCGTTGCTCGTCGAGCAGCGCGTGGACCTGTTCCTGCGTGGCGCCCAGAGCTGA
- a CDS encoding GH1 family beta-glucosidase, producing MTDQLQFPPSFTWGVATSAFQIEGGASADGKGPSIWDTFSHTPGKIIDGSNGDIACDHYHRFPEDVALMASLHVDAYRFSMAWSRVQPTGKGAWNEAGFGFYEKLLDELDSKNIAAHVTLYHWDLPQGLQDEGGWLNRDTAYRFAEYAAEVARRFGSRVKTISTHNEPWCTANLGYGNAQFAPGVADLQQSIQVSHHLLLSHGLAIKAMRAVGSAAQLGIVLNQWTSDPATDSQADRDLAAFEYSRSVEWFMDPIFKGHYPELALRAHGANAPAVQDGDFDIIRQPIDFLGVNYYFRHYASAETPPRQPEAKLGKTDMGWEIYPQGLTELLVKLHGQYQLPPIYITENGMANPDQVVAGQVMDTQRIDFVQRHLAALLEAMRQGVNVQGYFLWSLLDNFEWNSGYAKRFGIVHVDYATQQRTPKASALWYREFIDGQRRG from the coding sequence ATGACCGATCAACTGCAATTTCCGCCTTCCTTTACGTGGGGCGTTGCCACCAGCGCGTTCCAGATCGAAGGCGGCGCCAGCGCCGACGGCAAGGGCCCGTCGATCTGGGACACCTTCAGCCACACGCCTGGCAAGATCATCGACGGCAGCAACGGCGACATCGCCTGCGACCACTACCACCGCTTTCCGGAAGACGTGGCGCTGATGGCCAGCCTGCACGTGGACGCCTACCGTTTCTCGATGGCCTGGTCGCGCGTGCAGCCCACCGGCAAGGGCGCGTGGAACGAGGCGGGCTTTGGGTTCTACGAAAAACTGCTGGACGAGCTGGACAGCAAGAACATCGCCGCGCACGTCACCCTGTATCACTGGGACCTGCCGCAGGGCCTGCAGGACGAAGGCGGCTGGCTGAACCGCGACACGGCCTACCGCTTCGCCGAGTATGCCGCGGAAGTGGCGCGTCGTTTTGGCTCGCGCGTGAAAACGATTTCAACCCATAACGAGCCGTGGTGCACGGCCAACCTCGGCTATGGCAATGCCCAGTTCGCGCCGGGCGTGGCCGACCTGCAGCAGTCGATTCAGGTCTCGCATCACCTGCTGCTGTCGCACGGGCTGGCCATCAAGGCCATGCGTGCCGTCGGCAGCGCCGCCCAGCTGGGCATCGTGCTGAACCAGTGGACCTCCGACCCGGCCACGGACAGCCAGGCCGATCGCGACCTGGCCGCGTTCGAGTATTCGCGTTCGGTGGAATGGTTCATGGATCCGATCTTCAAGGGCCACTACCCGGAGCTGGCGCTGCGCGCGCACGGCGCCAATGCGCCGGCCGTGCAGGACGGCGACTTCGACATCATCCGCCAGCCGATCGACTTCCTTGGCGTAAACTACTACTTCCGTCATTACGCCAGCGCGGAGACGCCGCCGCGCCAGCCGGAAGCAAAGCTGGGCAAGACCGACATGGGCTGGGAGATCTACCCGCAGGGCCTGACGGAACTGCTGGTCAAGCTGCACGGCCAGTACCAGCTGCCGCCGATCTACATCACGGAAAACGGCATGGCCAATCCGGACCAGGTCGTGGCAGGACAGGTAATGGATACCCAGCGCATCGACTTCGTGCAGCGCCACCTCGCGGCCCTGCTGGAGGCGATGCGCCAGGGCGTGAACGTGCAGGGTTACTTCCTGTGGAGCCTGCTGGATAATTTCGAGTGGAATTCCGGCTACGCGAAACGCTTCGGCATCGTCCACGTCGATTACGCGACGCAGCAGCGCACGCCGAAGGCCAGCGCGCTGTGGTATCGCGAGTTTATCGACGGGCAGCGGCGGGGGTGA